In a single window of the Veillonella sp. genome:
- the mce gene encoding methylmalonyl-CoA epimerase produces the protein MAFKVLQVDHIGIGVNDLAATKEFYKNALGIEHLPEDEVVEEQKVKVSFFPCGDAELEFLETTTPDGPIGKFIEKNGGRDGIQHVALRVDNIENAIADLMAKGVRMIDEKPRYGAGGSSIAFLHPKATGGVLLELCQRMK, from the coding sequence ATGGCTTTTAAAGTATTACAAGTGGATCACATCGGTATTGGTGTTAATGATTTAGCAGCAACTAAAGAATTCTATAAAAATGCATTGGGTATTGAACATCTTCCTGAAGATGAAGTGGTTGAAGAACAAAAAGTAAAAGTATCCTTCTTCCCATGTGGCGATGCTGAACTTGAATTCTTAGAAACTACAACTCCAGATGGCCCTATTGGTAAATTCATCGAAAAAAATGGCGGTCGTGATGGTATCCAACACGTTGCATTGCGCGTTGATAATATTGAAAATGCTATTGCTGATTTGATGGCTAAAGGCGTTCGTATGATTGACGAAAAACCTCGTTACGGTGCAGGCGGTTCCTCCATTGCTTTCTTACATCCAAAAGCAACAGGCGGCGTATTGCTTGAATTATGTCAACGTATGAAATAA
- a CDS encoding methylmalonyl-CoA mutase, with protein sequence MAYENLKAQIAEYNKLCDEKSAKTPERQNLKYNRVYTPVDIEGFDYERDLGMPGEFPYTRGVQPTMYRGRFWTMRMYAGFATAEESNKRYRYLIESGATGLSCAFDLPTQIGYDSDDAVAEGEVGKVGVAIDSLADMEILFDGIDLGKVSTSMTINAPASVLLAMYIAVAEKQGVPSTELKGTIQNDILKEYAARGTYIFPPKPSMRLITNIFEYCSQNVPKWNTISISGYHIREAGSTAAQEIAFTIADGIAYVEAALKAGLDVDTFAGRLSFFWNAHNNVLEEVAKFRASRRLWATIMKERFGAKKPKSMMLRVHTQTAGSMLTAQQVDNNIVRVALQTAAAVMGGTQSLHTNSRDEALALPTEASVQVALRTQQIVAYESGLADVVDPLGGSYYVEAMTNAIYDEAMAYIKKIDEMGGAVVAIEKGYIQKEIQESAYKWQMEVESGLRTIVGVNKFQVEEEAPKDLLRVDASVGVNQSKKTQAVRANRDQAAVDKALAALKAGAADENVNLMPLILDAVKTYATLGEICNVLREVFGEYEAHSTL encoded by the coding sequence ATGGCTTACGAAAACTTAAAAGCCCAAATTGCTGAGTACAACAAACTTTGTGACGAAAAAAGTGCAAAAACTCCAGAACGTCAAAATTTAAAATACAACCGTGTATATACACCAGTTGATATCGAAGGTTTTGACTATGAACGTGATTTGGGTATGCCTGGCGAATTCCCTTATACTCGTGGCGTACAACCTACTATGTACCGTGGTCGTTTCTGGACAATGCGTATGTATGCAGGCTTCGCTACAGCAGAAGAATCTAACAAACGTTACCGCTACCTAATCGAGTCTGGTGCAACTGGTCTTTCCTGTGCATTCGACTTACCTACACAAATTGGTTATGACTCCGACGATGCAGTTGCAGAAGGCGAAGTTGGTAAAGTAGGTGTAGCGATTGACTCCTTGGCAGATATGGAAATCTTGTTCGACGGCATCGATCTTGGTAAAGTATCCACATCCATGACAATCAACGCTCCAGCATCCGTTTTGTTGGCAATGTACATCGCAGTAGCTGAAAAACAAGGCGTACCTTCCACAGAATTGAAAGGTACAATTCAAAATGATATTTTGAAAGAATACGCAGCTCGTGGTACTTACATTTTCCCACCAAAACCATCCATGCGTTTGATCACTAATATCTTCGAATATTGTTCTCAAAACGTTCCAAAATGGAACACAATTTCCATCTCCGGTTACCACATCCGTGAAGCAGGTTCCACAGCAGCTCAAGAAATCGCATTCACAATTGCTGATGGTATCGCATACGTAGAAGCAGCTTTGAAAGCTGGTCTTGATGTTGATACATTCGCTGGTCGTCTTTCCTTCTTCTGGAATGCTCATAACAACGTACTTGAAGAAGTTGCTAAATTCCGTGCATCCCGCCGTTTATGGGCAACAATCATGAAAGAACGTTTTGGTGCTAAAAAACCAAAATCCATGATGCTTCGTGTACATACTCAAACAGCTGGTTCCATGTTGACTGCACAACAAGTTGATAACAACATCGTTCGTGTTGCTCTTCAAACTGCAGCTGCTGTAATGGGCGGTACTCAATCCTTACATACAAACTCCCGTGACGAAGCATTGGCTCTTCCTACAGAAGCATCTGTACAAGTAGCTCTTCGTACACAACAAATCGTGGCTTACGAATCTGGTTTGGCTGACGTAGTTGACCCATTGGGCGGTTCCTACTATGTAGAAGCTATGACTAACGCTATCTATGACGAAGCTATGGCATACATCAAGAAAATTGATGAAATGGGCGGCGCTGTAGTAGCAATCGAAAAAGGCTACATCCAAAAAGAAATTCAAGAATCCGCTTACAAATGGCAAATGGAAGTTGAATCTGGCTTGCGCACAATCGTTGGCGTAAACAAATTCCAAGTTGAAGAAGAAGCTCCAAAAGACTTACTTCGCGTAGATGCTTCCGTTGGTGTTAACCAATCCAAGAAAACTCAAGCAGTTCGCGCTAACCGCGATCAAGCAGCAGTTGATAAAGCATTAGCAGCTCTTAAAGCTGGTGCAGCTGATGAAAACGTTAACTTGATGCCATTAATTCTTGATGCAGTTAAAACATACGCTACTTTGGGTGAAATTTGTAATGTATTGCGCGAAGTATTCGGTGAATACGAAGCTCATTCCACATTATAA
- the meaB gene encoding methylmalonyl Co-A mutase-associated GTPase MeaB gives MDLVKELFEGSRLALARSITAVENEYDNAIDIMKAIYPKTGNARILGITGAPGAGKSTLTDKVVKHYLDQGKKIGIVAIDPTSPFSGGAILGDRIRMNDLTLNENVFIRSMGTRGSLGGLSKKTADVVKLMDAFGMDLVIIETVGVGQSEVDIVKNADTTLVVLVPGLGDDIQAIKAGILEIGDVFAINKADRDGCDRLNVEIEMMLDLDSREVKWRPPIKRTIASKDQGVDELIDALDEHFEYLEDSGELESRRAERTRDEIIAMINEQIGRYVADKIVTSDEFNSQVAAVNERESDPYTVVNGVMTSVLK, from the coding sequence GTGGATTTAGTTAAAGAACTTTTCGAAGGTTCTCGACTAGCCTTAGCACGGTCCATAACAGCTGTAGAAAACGAGTATGATAATGCCATTGATATTATGAAGGCTATTTACCCTAAAACAGGGAATGCACGTATTCTCGGTATTACTGGGGCCCCTGGTGCTGGTAAAAGTACGTTGACAGATAAAGTTGTTAAACATTATCTAGATCAAGGTAAGAAAATCGGCATCGTTGCCATCGACCCAACTAGCCCATTCTCTGGTGGTGCTATCTTGGGGGACCGTATTCGAATGAATGATTTGACATTAAATGAAAATGTATTTATTCGAAGCATGGGCACGCGTGGTAGTCTTGGTGGTTTGTCCAAAAAGACTGCAGACGTTGTAAAACTCATGGATGCCTTTGGCATGGATTTAGTAATCATTGAAACAGTAGGTGTAGGTCAATCTGAAGTAGATATCGTAAAAAATGCAGATACTACATTGGTTGTACTTGTTCCTGGTCTCGGTGATGATATCCAAGCTATCAAGGCAGGTATTCTTGAAATTGGCGATGTATTTGCTATCAATAAAGCTGACCGAGATGGTTGTGATCGTTTGAATGTAGAAATTGAAATGATGCTTGACCTAGACTCTCGTGAAGTAAAATGGCGCCCACCGATTAAGCGCACAATTGCTAGTAAAGACCAAGGCGTAGATGAACTCATCGACGCTTTAGATGAACATTTTGAGTATCTTGAAGATTCTGGTGAATTGGAATCTCGTCGGGCAGAACGTACTCGTGATGAAATCATCGCAATGATTAATGAACAAATTGGTCGTTATGTAGCTGACAAAATCGTTACAAGCGACGAATTTAATAGCCAAGTGGCAGCTGTTAATGAACGCGAAAGCGATCCATACACAGTTGTTAACGGCGTAATGACAAGCGTGCTAAAGTAG
- a CDS encoding cobalamin B12-binding domain-containing protein, whose amino-acid sequence MAEKRIRVIVAKPGLDGHDRGAKVVARALRDAGFEVIYTGLRQTPEQIVEAALSEDVNVVALSLLSGAHNTLFPKIVELLKEKGMGDVLVIGGGVIPDADIPGLKAAGVAAVFTPGTPTGDIVKFINENVK is encoded by the coding sequence ATGGCAGAAAAACGTATTAGAGTAATCGTAGCAAAACCAGGTCTTGATGGTCATGACCGTGGTGCAAAAGTAGTAGCACGCGCACTTCGCGATGCTGGTTTCGAAGTAATCTACACTGGTCTTCGTCAAACTCCAGAACAAATCGTAGAAGCAGCTCTTTCTGAAGACGTTAATGTAGTTGCATTATCCCTTCTTTCCGGTGCTCATAACACATTGTTCCCTAAAATTGTTGAACTTTTGAAAGAAAAAGGCATGGGCGATGTACTTGTAATCGGTGGTGGCGTTATTCCTGACGCTGATATCCCTGGCTTGAAAGCAGCTGGCGTAGCAGCAGTATTCACTCCTGGTACACCAACTGGCGATATCGTTAAATTCATCAACGAAAACGTTAAATAA